In Sutterella faecalis, a genomic segment contains:
- the sbcD gene encoding exonuclease subunit SbcD encodes MPQQSIRVLHTSDWHLGKTLADVDRTSDYRAFLNWLIGIIEVRSIDVLLVAGDIFDTTMPSADAQRLYYSFLTEAAKTNLRQIVITAGNHDSQRFLRAPRELLSVVRTFVAGSTAEKEVCVIRDKDGAPLLGIAAVPYLREGDVRLSGENDTDAARAAAWGRGIGEHYRKALEALKTALSGAEVPMIAAGHLFVTGAKVAGPEEGSDGGVYVGSLRNVSAAVFGNAWDYVALGHIHRAQKVAAEIPVRYSGSPLALDIGGAGDRHVVIELEFEGKILTETEIEVPQPRRVMRIRGNLGELMARIESAGSESPGAIIEAIYEGEPMDAGLLVSELGRSAGEAGVNLSAVRPKLLLDGTGDAGPVKSLDDISPDGVFRSVLDANAVSDEDRDALTPLFLEALERAEILEREKKAKVREKLAQGEKSAEEDGE; translated from the coding sequence ATGCCTCAGCAATCCATCCGCGTCCTTCACACATCAGACTGGCATCTCGGCAAAACGCTAGCCGACGTTGATAGAACGTCCGACTACCGGGCCTTTCTCAACTGGCTCATCGGCATTATCGAAGTGCGATCAATCGACGTGCTTCTCGTTGCCGGCGACATCTTCGACACGACGATGCCGTCCGCGGATGCGCAGCGCCTTTACTACAGCTTTCTTACGGAAGCAGCGAAGACGAACCTCCGGCAAATCGTCATTACGGCCGGGAACCATGATTCGCAGCGATTTCTGCGCGCTCCCCGGGAACTCCTTTCGGTCGTGAGGACCTTTGTGGCGGGAAGCACCGCTGAAAAAGAGGTCTGCGTCATCCGGGACAAGGATGGAGCGCCGCTTCTGGGGATCGCGGCCGTGCCTTATCTCCGCGAAGGCGACGTGCGGCTTTCGGGCGAGAACGACACCGATGCCGCCCGGGCGGCCGCCTGGGGGCGCGGCATTGGCGAGCACTACAGAAAGGCGCTCGAAGCGCTGAAGACCGCGCTTTCAGGCGCTGAAGTCCCGATGATCGCTGCGGGGCATCTCTTCGTGACCGGGGCGAAGGTTGCGGGACCCGAGGAAGGTTCGGACGGGGGCGTCTACGTGGGGAGCCTCAGAAACGTTTCCGCCGCCGTTTTCGGAAACGCCTGGGACTACGTCGCGCTCGGACACATTCACCGCGCGCAGAAGGTTGCGGCTGAGATCCCGGTTCGTTATTCGGGGTCGCCCCTCGCGCTCGACATCGGCGGCGCCGGCGACCGTCATGTCGTCATTGAGCTCGAGTTTGAGGGGAAGATCCTCACGGAAACCGAAATCGAAGTGCCGCAGCCGCGCCGGGTGATGCGCATCCGGGGGAACCTGGGAGAGCTCATGGCAAGGATTGAGAGCGCGGGGAGCGAATCGCCCGGCGCCATCATTGAAGCGATTTACGAGGGGGAGCCCATGGACGCGGGGCTCCTCGTTTCCGAACTCGGCCGCTCAGCGGGCGAAGCCGGGGTCAATCTTTCCGCCGTGAGGCCGAAGCTCCTTCTTGACGGAACGGGGGATGCGGGCCCAGTGAAGAGCCTCGACGACATTTCGCCCGACGGGGTCTTCCGATCGGTGCTCGATGCCAACGCCGTGTCGGACGAGGACCGGGACGCCCTTACGCCGCTCTTTCTCGAGGCGCTCGAGCGCGCCGAGATCCTTGAGCGGGAAAAGAAGGCGAAGGTGCGCGAGAAGCTCGCGCAGGGAGAAAAAAGCGCAGAGGAGGACGGGGAATGA
- a CDS encoding FAD-dependent oxidoreductase has protein sequence MTPVSPSRTAISRRRLLALAGCLGVPAIPGSLKAAEGLDCCNFTCDVAVIGGGAAGLAAAIAAHEAGARVLVIEKMPMVGGNSLLACEAMLYADDPKDARSAAERGEIMKERKAFLSQVLARGKTGHEDLGRILIEGSPDAVKWLQSLGCNLSERTEGFGFEHIWELRPANRVPLGVEVMRHLLYRAEQHNIPVLTRMRATELERGAMGEGLFIHAESADGRIVLVEARDVVLATGGFAGSLEAVSRLCPKAPVLMTTNAASATGDGLRLANDLGAKFLDLDSVVMQPTTLPLSGEIIPMALRREGAILVNADGKRFVNELAEPEVISQAMLEQPGASAWLLIDRSSATARALRDDLLSPVYFHSDDSILELSATIDADFSTLATTLDCCRRTRCLHDCGFERPRASASFTMKPFYSIKVRPAYHGTPGGIAVDAASRVEARNGGFIPRLYAAGETTGGLWGRERFDNLGLSGAIVFGRIAGANAARNALAESAQAGAAPAIQAG, from the coding sequence ATGACCCCCGTTTCCCCATCACGCACCGCAATTTCGCGCCGCAGACTCCTCGCCCTGGCGGGGTGTCTCGGAGTGCCGGCGATTCCCGGTTCACTCAAGGCCGCCGAAGGTCTGGATTGCTGCAACTTCACCTGCGACGTTGCCGTGATCGGCGGGGGAGCTGCCGGTCTTGCCGCGGCGATTGCCGCGCATGAAGCCGGTGCGCGCGTGCTCGTCATTGAAAAAATGCCGATGGTGGGCGGGAACTCTCTTCTCGCCTGTGAAGCGATGCTTTACGCCGATGATCCGAAGGATGCCCGGTCGGCAGCAGAGCGCGGCGAGATCATGAAGGAGCGCAAAGCCTTCCTCAGCCAGGTGCTGGCGCGCGGGAAGACGGGACACGAAGACCTGGGCCGCATCCTGATCGAAGGTTCTCCCGATGCCGTAAAGTGGCTTCAATCCCTCGGCTGCAATCTTTCTGAACGCACCGAGGGGTTCGGGTTCGAACATATCTGGGAATTGAGGCCCGCCAATCGGGTTCCGCTCGGCGTTGAGGTGATGAGGCATCTCCTCTACCGCGCCGAGCAGCACAACATCCCTGTGCTCACCCGAATGAGGGCAACAGAACTTGAGCGCGGCGCCATGGGCGAAGGCCTCTTCATTCATGCGGAAAGCGCCGACGGCAGAATCGTGCTCGTTGAGGCCCGGGATGTCGTCCTTGCAACCGGAGGGTTTGCCGGCAGTCTGGAAGCGGTTTCGAGGCTCTGTCCCAAGGCGCCCGTACTCATGACGACGAACGCCGCTTCAGCGACGGGCGACGGCCTGAGGCTTGCCAACGATCTCGGCGCAAAGTTTCTGGATCTGGATTCCGTGGTGATGCAGCCGACGACGCTGCCGCTTTCGGGTGAAATTATTCCGATGGCTTTGAGGCGCGAAGGCGCGATTCTCGTCAACGCGGACGGAAAGCGCTTCGTCAACGAACTCGCGGAACCCGAGGTGATTTCGCAGGCGATGCTCGAGCAGCCCGGTGCCAGCGCCTGGCTCCTCATTGACCGGTCGAGCGCAACGGCGCGCGCGCTGAGGGATGATCTGCTTTCGCCCGTCTATTTCCATTCGGACGACTCCATCCTGGAACTTTCCGCTACGATCGATGCGGACTTCAGCACGCTCGCGACAACGCTCGACTGCTGCCGCAGAACGCGGTGCCTGCACGACTGCGGATTTGAGCGTCCCCGGGCGTCGGCATCCTTCACGATGAAGCCCTTTTATTCGATCAAGGTGCGTCCGGCCTATCACGGCACGCCGGGCGGAATCGCCGTTGATGCAGCGTCGCGCGTGGAGGCAAGGAACGGAGGATTTATTCCTAGGCTCTATGCTGCAGGCGAAACGACCGGCGGCCTCTGGGGGCGCGAGCGCTTCGACAACCTGGGGCTCTCGGGCGCCATTGTCTTCGGGCGAATCGCCGGCGCGAATGCTGCGCGCAATGCCCTCGCTGAAAGCGCGCAGGCGGGTGCCGCCCCTGCCATTCAGGCCGGTTGA
- a CDS encoding molybdopterin-dependent oxidoreductase, with translation MEVTRRSFLKRGFLLGASPVAAGLASTAAMAVPVHKKPYKLANVQEAFNICCYCSGGCGTIVSARNGELINIEGDPDHPVNLGGLCPKGSALWGLRNIVTPDRKTAINPGRVLYPMVRRPGKKDWERISWDEAIEGIARHVKKTRDETFKKTEDGITVNRTEGFAVLGGSQINNEECWLLQKFTRALGSIAIDNQTRVCHSSTVAGLAPSFGRGSMTSHWCDFANSDVILSCGSNNVENHPLSSRWVERAQDKGATWIVVDPRFTRSAKNADLYSPIRPGTDIAFYGGLISYILENHLYQEEYVLNYTNAACILRKDFKFDPNTGLFSGWDPKTKKYSDETWGYDVDHFEKWDTSPTGEYAWVNKPGTPKFEPPELEVLKRDMTLKDPMCVLNVLRRHYARYTPELVSRVTGMDIDVMKKIWEVFASTGKPGKAGSILYALGQTQHTYGSQNCRAMCMVQLLLGNVGIPGGGINALRGEPNVQGATDVACTVPDLPGYLKWPTVPKHLTLADYCHKEAYAAGYYSNKPKFMVSFLKEFFGKNATFENDYGYDMLPKIGPKLPASAWTTIGTFHMMRDGKMKGYFAWGMNPAHSTPNAKFARQAMANLDWMVCADWFVTETASFWKAPDMKPEDIKTEVYFLPAALIYEKTGSISNSGRWVQWRQQGILPPGECKSDFEIIERLFAKIRELYEKEGGAYPDPILKANMDYRIDGKYDIRAVCWAINGYTVADGKLLPGYAKLGADGSTACGMWIYSGYYNNEAEKLDPMKQPLARRSKSDPTGLGLFPQWSFAWPANRRVLYNRASADTKGRPWNPDKVFVEWKDGKWIQNDVGDFNTAKGPDNNAFFMTWEQNARLFAYPMADGPMPEHFEPFESPAKNLLNNAEQNPCALFTDDKSTKRGTKEEFPYVVTTYSVTEHWQTGTQTRCIPWLNELISCNFIELSPELAEEKGIKNGDVVRVWNNRGSVKVRAMVTIRIKPMTIDGKKVHVVGMPHHFSWAGTFATGDNINDLSPNVADPNSYIPEYKAFLVNIEKAN, from the coding sequence ATGGAAGTTACCCGCAGAAGTTTTCTGAAGCGCGGCTTTTTGCTTGGCGCCTCACCGGTTGCCGCTGGGCTTGCGAGCACTGCCGCGATGGCGGTTCCCGTTCACAAGAAGCCCTATAAGCTCGCGAACGTTCAGGAAGCATTCAACATCTGCTGCTACTGCTCCGGCGGCTGCGGCACGATCGTTTCGGCAAGGAACGGCGAACTCATCAACATCGAAGGCGACCCGGACCATCCGGTGAACCTGGGCGGCCTCTGCCCGAAGGGCTCGGCCCTCTGGGGTCTGCGCAACATCGTCACCCCTGACCGCAAGACGGCGATCAACCCGGGCCGCGTTCTCTACCCGATGGTCCGCCGTCCGGGCAAGAAGGACTGGGAGCGCATCAGCTGGGACGAAGCGATCGAAGGGATTGCCCGCCATGTGAAGAAGACCCGCGACGAAACCTTCAAGAAGACGGAGGACGGCATCACCGTCAACCGTACGGAAGGCTTTGCGGTTCTCGGCGGCTCGCAGATCAACAACGAAGAATGCTGGCTTCTGCAGAAGTTCACCCGCGCTCTCGGCTCGATTGCCATCGACAATCAGACCCGAGTCTGCCACTCCTCGACCGTTGCGGGCCTTGCCCCTTCCTTCGGCCGCGGCTCCATGACCTCGCACTGGTGCGACTTCGCCAACTCCGACGTGATCCTCTCCTGCGGCTCGAACAACGTCGAGAACCACCCGCTTTCCTCGCGCTGGGTTGAGCGCGCTCAGGACAAGGGCGCGACCTGGATCGTCGTCGACCCGCGCTTCACGCGCTCGGCGAAGAACGCCGACCTCTACAGCCCGATCCGTCCGGGCACCGACATCGCCTTCTACGGCGGCCTCATCAGCTACATCCTTGAGAACCACCTCTATCAGGAGGAATACGTTCTCAACTACACGAACGCAGCCTGCATCCTTCGCAAGGACTTCAAGTTTGATCCCAACACGGGGCTCTTCTCCGGCTGGGATCCGAAGACGAAGAAGTATTCCGACGAGACCTGGGGCTACGACGTCGATCACTTCGAGAAGTGGGACACCTCCCCCACGGGCGAATACGCCTGGGTGAACAAGCCCGGCACGCCGAAGTTCGAGCCGCCCGAGCTCGAGGTCCTCAAGCGCGACATGACGTTGAAGGACCCGATGTGCGTCCTCAACGTTCTTCGCCGTCACTATGCCCGCTACACGCCTGAACTCGTTTCCCGCGTGACCGGCATGGACATCGACGTGATGAAGAAAATCTGGGAAGTCTTCGCCTCGACCGGCAAGCCCGGCAAGGCGGGCTCGATCCTCTACGCGCTCGGCCAGACGCAGCACACCTACGGCTCGCAGAACTGCCGCGCGATGTGCATGGTTCAGCTCCTTCTCGGCAACGTCGGCATCCCGGGCGGCGGCATCAACGCGCTGCGCGGCGAACCGAACGTTCAGGGCGCGACCGACGTCGCCTGCACGGTGCCCGATCTTCCGGGCTACCTCAAGTGGCCGACCGTGCCGAAGCACCTCACGCTTGCCGACTACTGCCACAAGGAAGCCTATGCGGCGGGCTACTACTCGAACAAGCCCAAGTTCATGGTCTCCTTCCTCAAGGAATTCTTCGGCAAGAACGCGACCTTTGAGAACGACTACGGCTACGACATGCTCCCGAAGATCGGTCCGAAGCTCCCGGCCTCGGCCTGGACGACGATCGGCACCTTCCACATGATGCGCGACGGCAAGATGAAGGGCTACTTCGCCTGGGGCATGAATCCGGCTCACTCGACGCCGAACGCCAAGTTTGCCCGCCAGGCGATGGCAAACCTCGACTGGATGGTCTGCGCCGACTGGTTCGTGACCGAAACGGCTTCCTTCTGGAAGGCTCCGGACATGAAGCCCGAGGATATCAAGACCGAGGTCTACTTCCTCCCGGCCGCGCTCATTTACGAAAAGACGGGCTCGATCTCGAACTCCGGCCGCTGGGTCCAGTGGCGTCAGCAGGGCATTCTCCCGCCGGGCGAATGCAAGTCCGACTTTGAAATCATTGAGCGCCTCTTCGCGAAGATCCGCGAACTCTATGAAAAGGAAGGCGGCGCCTACCCCGACCCGATTCTGAAGGCCAACATGGACTATCGGATCGACGGCAAGTACGACATCCGCGCCGTCTGCTGGGCGATCAACGGCTACACCGTTGCCGACGGGAAGCTTCTCCCGGGCTACGCGAAGCTCGGCGCCGACGGGTCGACCGCCTGCGGCATGTGGATCTATTCGGGCTACTACAACAACGAGGCCGAAAAGCTCGACCCGATGAAGCAGCCCCTCGCGCGCCGCTCGAAGAGCGACCCGACCGGTCTCGGCCTCTTCCCGCAGTGGTCCTTCGCCTGGCCTGCCAACCGCCGCGTTCTCTACAACCGCGCTTCGGCCGACACGAAGGGCCGTCCCTGGAACCCCGACAAGGTCTTCGTCGAGTGGAAGGACGGCAAGTGGATCCAGAACGACGTGGGCGACTTCAATACCGCGAAGGGCCCGGACAACAACGCCTTCTTCATGACCTGGGAGCAGAACGCCCGTCTCTTCGCCTATCCGATGGCGGACGGCCCGATGCCCGAACACTTCGAGCCCTTTGAATCGCCTGCGAAGAACCTCCTCAACAATGCCGAGCAGAATCCCTGCGCGCTCTTCACGGACGACAAGTCGACGAAGCGCGGCACGAAGGAAGAGTTCCCGTACGTGGTCACGACCTACTCCGTTACCGAGCACTGGCAGACGGGCACGCAGACGCGCTGCATCCCGTGGTTGAATGAGCTCATCAGCTGCAACTTCATCGAACTTTCGCCTGAACTTGCAGAGGAAAAGGGCATCAAGAACGGCGACGTCGTGCGCGTCTGGAACAACCGCGGCTCGGTCAAGGTCCGCGCGATGGTGACGATCCGCATCAAGCCGATGACGATCGACGGCAAGAAGGTTCACGTGGTCGGCATGCCGCACCACTTCTCCTGGGCCGGCACCTTCGCCACGGGCGACAACATCAACGACCTGAGTCCGAATGTGGCCGACCCGAACAGCTACATTCCGGAATACAAGGCCTTCCTCGTCAACATCGAGAAGGCGAACTAA
- a CDS encoding 4Fe-4S dicluster domain-containing protein has translation MANTKEVAMLFDASHCTGCRGCQVACKEWNVLPARLGLNANPFTGSYQGPMDLNGDTRLIMTFDEKPSGNKYHPIDWAIGRRSCYHCTDPGCVQACSSGALQKNENGVVTFDTDKCNGCTFCQAACPFDVPRFRPMDGKIDKCTLCMDRLEQGGKPACVHTCQPEALDFGPREEMLKKAHARVEFLKKKGFAKAEVYGENECGGLHVIQVCALGHEAYGLPTNPEPKKVINAIDVMKPVTAVGAAAVVGALAVSFLANLGYRRKAVTLEEAKASWTPEQRAKAEAEAAEIRKAAK, from the coding sequence ATGGCAAATACGAAAGAAGTCGCGATGCTCTTCGACGCCTCGCACTGCACCGGCTGCCGCGGCTGCCAGGTGGCGTGCAAGGAGTGGAACGTGCTGCCTGCACGGCTCGGGCTCAATGCAAATCCCTTCACCGGCTCCTATCAGGGCCCGATGGACCTCAATGGCGACACGCGCCTCATCATGACCTTTGATGAGAAGCCTTCGGGGAACAAGTACCACCCGATCGACTGGGCAATCGGCCGTCGTTCCTGCTACCACTGCACGGATCCGGGCTGCGTTCAGGCGTGCTCCTCCGGTGCCCTCCAGAAGAACGAAAACGGCGTGGTGACCTTCGACACCGACAAGTGCAACGGCTGCACCTTCTGCCAGGCCGCCTGCCCCTTCGACGTGCCGCGCTTCCGCCCGATGGACGGCAAGATCGACAAGTGCACGCTCTGCATGGATCGACTCGAGCAGGGCGGCAAGCCCGCCTGCGTTCATACCTGCCAGCCCGAGGCGCTTGATTTCGGGCCGCGCGAGGAAATGCTCAAGAAGGCACATGCCCGCGTCGAATTCCTGAAGAAGAAGGGATTCGCGAAGGCTGAGGTCTACGGCGAAAACGAATGCGGGGGACTGCACGTCATTCAGGTCTGCGCGCTCGGTCACGAAGCCTACGGCCTCCCGACCAACCCCGAACCCAAGAAGGTGATCAACGCGATCGACGTGATGAAGCCCGTCACGGCCGTGGGCGCTGCCGCCGTCGTGGGCGCGCTCGCCGTGTCCTTCCTCGCCAACCTCGGCTACCGCAGAAAGGCGGTTACCCTTGAAGAGGCGAAGGCAAGCTGGACGCCTGAACAGCGCGCGAAGGCCGAGGCCGAAGCCGCCGAAATCCGCAAGGCTGCTAAATAA
- a CDS encoding cytochrome b/b6 domain-containing protein, whose protein sequence is MTRYIQRHSLLTRVTHGVVAITCILLAVTGLFVFWPELGGSVMGGEFTHWMRMLHRIIAIPFILIPIYAVFRSPKGCVHLFKEDIFGKWDKDDYLWAMKFPFYLFFPSKVHMPPQHHVKSAQRLADGALVFFCIIMAVTGMILWLNTGLLPNGGMKVAFSTDVLLWARLLHDIFFALTVIVGIAHIYLGAGIFEPYKGTARIMFGDGKVSESDALYHWGYWANQELTSGKNVTVEKDGK, encoded by the coding sequence ATGACCCGTTATATCCAGCGTCACTCGCTTCTGACGCGCGTCACTCACGGCGTGGTCGCCATCACCTGCATCCTGCTCGCGGTGACCGGCCTCTTCGTCTTCTGGCCCGAGCTCGGCGGCTCGGTGATGGGCGGCGAATTCACCCACTGGATGCGCATGCTGCACCGCATCATTGCGATCCCCTTCATCCTGATTCCGATTTATGCGGTCTTCCGTTCTCCGAAGGGGTGCGTGCACCTCTTCAAGGAAGACATCTTCGGCAAGTGGGACAAGGACGACTACCTCTGGGCGATGAAGTTCCCCTTCTACCTCTTCTTCCCGTCCAAGGTGCACATGCCCCCGCAGCACCACGTGAAGTCCGCGCAGCGCCTCGCTGACGGCGCGCTCGTGTTCTTCTGCATCATCATGGCCGTCACCGGCATGATTCTGTGGCTCAACACGGGGCTTCTCCCGAACGGCGGCATGAAGGTGGCCTTCAGCACGGACGTTCTCCTCTGGGCGCGTCTGCTCCATGACATCTTCTTCGCCCTCACGGTGATCGTCGGCATCGCCCACATCTACCTGGGCGCGGGCATCTTCGAGCCCTACAAGGGCACGGCCCGCATCATGTTCGGCGACGGCAAGGTGAGCGAATCGGACGCCCTCTACCACTGGGGCTACTGGGCCAACCAGGAGCTTACGAGCGGCAAGAACGTCACCGTTGAAAAGGACGGCAAGTAA
- a CDS encoding formate dehydrogenase accessory protein FdhE, with translation MNSKSIERALQRYRAYKDEDVRTRLEIFGPLLLEAAALSNSLTDEDSTIVREPTEAEILAAAKGGATLLSLDLVRIRPDSFKAGLERLGKVLLGTLKLDEKLHAEAEAFDWTPFASADFVDAASLSPQDALVMAGKLTEGIDEALAAVWVFPVLGMTIRAFLDKFARDASQALARTETGAPSFDRRTTCFCCGSEPDIAAVAATTNRGNVKKLYCSTCGASWSFERIRCARCGDEAMSDLSYVSDEADDTHRLHICTNCHAAMPTLFAGGDELTFNPDVEGIVLTGLEEAYEAAVTEGTVPQKVLKQGDATQAGRGPGRGLY, from the coding sequence ATGAATTCGAAGTCGATCGAACGAGCCCTTCAGCGCTACCGTGCCTATAAGGACGAAGACGTTCGCACGCGTCTGGAGATCTTCGGGCCGCTCCTCCTTGAAGCGGCTGCCCTTTCGAATTCCCTCACGGACGAAGATTCGACCATCGTGCGCGAACCCACTGAAGCGGAAATCCTCGCCGCCGCAAAGGGGGGCGCAACGCTTCTGTCGCTCGATCTGGTCCGCATCCGCCCGGATTCCTTCAAGGCCGGGCTCGAACGCCTCGGGAAAGTCCTCCTCGGCACGCTAAAGCTCGACGAAAAGCTTCACGCTGAAGCGGAAGCCTTCGACTGGACGCCCTTTGCCTCGGCCGACTTTGTCGACGCCGCCTCCCTCTCGCCCCAGGACGCCCTCGTGATGGCGGGCAAACTCACCGAAGGGATCGACGAGGCGCTCGCCGCCGTCTGGGTCTTCCCGGTTCTCGGCATGACGATCCGCGCGTTCCTTGACAAATTCGCCCGCGACGCCTCTCAGGCACTCGCGCGCACTGAAACCGGCGCCCCGTCCTTCGACCGCAGAACGACCTGCTTCTGCTGCGGGTCGGAACCCGACATTGCTGCGGTTGCCGCCACCACGAATCGCGGCAACGTGAAGAAGCTCTACTGCTCGACCTGCGGCGCCTCCTGGTCCTTCGAGCGCATCCGGTGCGCGCGCTGCGGCGACGAAGCGATGTCGGACCTCTCCTACGTGAGCGATGAAGCCGACGACACGCACCGCCTGCACATCTGCACCAACTGCCACGCCGCGATGCCGACTCTCTTTGCGGGCGGCGACGAGCTCACCTTCAACCCCGACGTGGAAGGGATCGTTCTCACGGGTCTTGAGGAAGCTTATGAAGCGGCCGTCACAGAGGGCACGGTTCCGCAGAAGGTTTTGAAGCAGGGCGACGCCACGCAGGCCGGCCGCGGCCCGGGGCGCGGGCTCTACTAA
- the fdhD gene encoding formate dehydrogenase accessory sulfurtransferase FdhD — protein MPFLPGTFAPEIDGVKEEEAAGARPAEIIRIAGSTSGPDTDWVAEEVPVALVYNGISHAVMMTTPTMLEDFAVGFSLAEGIVRSLDDIHDIEVTEGCRGGKNVNLTIASEAFWKLKEHRRSMTGRTGCGICGTESLDDAMRPTPVLPFTQTFDMEHYGRALEYLQKVETLGALTGSTHAAAWVHPDGSLAGGAEDVGRHVALDKLLGLRARRGWTDGALVISSRASYEMVQKAAMCGVEIIFAVSAPTALAIDVAKRAGITLVAFCRRSRANVYTHPERLIGIGSRA, from the coding sequence ATTCCGTTTCTTCCCGGCACTTTCGCCCCTGAAATCGATGGGGTGAAGGAAGAGGAAGCCGCCGGCGCGCGCCCGGCGGAAATCATCCGCATCGCGGGCTCGACCTCCGGCCCCGACACGGACTGGGTGGCCGAGGAAGTTCCGGTGGCGCTCGTCTACAACGGCATTTCGCACGCCGTCATGATGACGACCCCGACCATGCTCGAGGACTTTGCCGTGGGCTTTTCGCTCGCTGAAGGCATTGTCCGGTCGCTCGACGACATTCACGACATCGAGGTGACGGAGGGCTGCCGGGGCGGGAAGAACGTGAACCTCACGATTGCTTCCGAGGCTTTCTGGAAATTGAAGGAGCATCGTCGCTCCATGACGGGCCGCACGGGCTGCGGCATCTGCGGCACGGAGTCGCTTGACGACGCCATGAGGCCGACGCCGGTGCTTCCCTTCACGCAGACCTTCGACATGGAGCATTACGGGCGGGCGCTCGAATACCTCCAGAAGGTTGAAACCCTTGGAGCCCTTACCGGGTCGACCCACGCCGCCGCCTGGGTGCATCCGGACGGAAGCCTTGCGGGCGGCGCCGAAGACGTCGGCCGCCACGTCGCGCTCGACAAGCTCCTCGGCCTTCGCGCGCGCCGGGGGTGGACCGACGGCGCCCTCGTCATCAGCTCCCGCGCCTCCTATGAAATGGTTCAGAAGGCTGCAATGTGCGGGGTTGAGATCATCTTTGCGGTTTCAGCGCCCACCGCGCTCGCCATTGACGTCGCGAAGCGCGCCGGCATTACGCTCGTCGCCTTCTGCCGGCGCTCGCGCGCCAACGTCTATACGCACCCCGAACGCCTTATCGGCATCGGAAGCCGTGCGTGA